The Candidatus Nitrosocaldus cavascurensis genome segment TCACTCTCTCCCTTGATGAGATCGTACACCCAATCCTTATGCTGCTCCATCTTATGCATGACAGGTTTAACCTCCTCCACCTTGAATATCCTCCTAAGGTGTATGGTCCAGTATACTATGAATCCAGATGCTGCTATGAGCATTATGAACCCAGCATATCCATTATCTATCCTAGTAAGTATTGCATACATAGCACCAAAGAAGAGCAATGCTAGCAGTACTATTATGAACCCAGCATTCTTATCGTATGCTGGAGGCCTATACCTTGATAATCTACGCATGTATTGAGCTTACCTTATTATATATAAAAATCTTTTACTTGATATAGGCTTATATGAGAACATCAATCCTTGCATCAACAACTAACCAGTCATACCAGCATATATGTTATAGCATTATAATCATGGCATATCTTTGCTGATGAGATGAGCCCTATATATCACTACGTATACCTGCCATAGACTATGCTAAACTCAACATTGTTATCAGGATTGCCTCCTATCTCTTCAAACCTTATAATTATTGATCCAGATTCATAGTATTTGATATCGCTACCCTCTCAGAGTAGTCAAGGGATCTGTATATCTCTTCTATTCTGGTAGAGGAGAAATAGTAGTTGAGGAGATGCTGCTTTACAGTACCGCTTATAAAGTAGTTTATGAACATTATACTCTCTAGTTATAACAGATGGTTCCCATATACCAACATGTTACCTCCTATCGTATGTTACAGTCATTATAGTAGTAGGGAAGGTAACCTTGTTGCCATTAGCACCATGCGGATTATCGGAGATTGGTTGCTCAATAACCACAACCAGATCATCCATGGATGTAAAATATGCAAATCAAGTCTTCTCAAACTTGTATACCAACTCTCCTCTACCTATCAAACCGCTATTGAATATCCCATCTGGAACCTAATCTGTCAGTAACACCTTCATGCCTACTAACACCTTTGTAAGTGTTGTATCGTATCGTTGTTAACCCATGTTACTGTACCCAATCCTGATCTTGAGATTTGATGATATACCATTCTATAGGCCTAGGGAACTAGATCGAATGATTGATCGCTAGCCCGTTAAGTACTATCTTCTCCTCGCCATATACAACTGGTATAGATATTATTGTTATTATAATTATAATAACAGCCATAACTTAGTATACTGTTATTTTGATCGTTCATCCATAATTTATAATAATTATCCATATTAGCATAGACGATTTATAAGGTATAAGATATGCTCTTGATCCAACCTTGCTGATAGAATCAATAGTTCCAACTCATCCACCATCATCTAGCATGTTATATATTCCCCTCTCCATAATCAGCCTATATGAGCAAGGTTTCAAGGTTCGGGATATATGCAAAGGGTACCATAGTTGCATTGGTGATGGGTATACCTGCTGTAGCATCGTTTGTTGTAACATGGAGGATTACTAGCAACACGCTTACAGCAGTTATAGTTAGTATAGTGGTATACTTTATAGCCATGGGGTTTGCATTCAAGATAGCAAAGAGACTTGCCAAAGAATAAATGATAATGATAGTAAAGCAAGACGATAATAATTCTACTCAATAATCTCATCCAATATAATCAATATTACATCATCTTAATTAATCATCAATCTACCTATCTACCTGCCCTCCCATCTCTTGAACAGGTTATGCTCTATCCCAAACTGGTCAAGTACCTTCCCAACTATATGGTTTATCAAATCATCTATGCTCTTTGGTCTATGGTAGAATCCAGGCATGGCAGGGAGTATTATTACTCCTAGCCTAGCAAGTTTGAGCATATGCTCAATATGCACTGCTGTAAGAGGAGTCTCTCTAGGTACTAGCACTAACCTTCTAGACTCCTTCATTGCTACCATGGCTGCCCTTGTTATAAGCGTATCATCCAAGCCTAGGGCTATACTTGCTAGAGTCTTCATGCTGCATGGTATGATTACAGTACCATCAAGCTTGAATGATCCACTCGATGGCCTTGCTGCTAGATCCTCATTGCTGTATGTGTAATCTGCTAGAGCCTTAACCTTCTCAACACTGAGATCTGTCTCAAGCCTTATGCACTCCTCAGCCCATCTGCTGATTATAAGATGGGTCTCAACGTTAAGAGCCTTCAATGTCTCAAGCAGCCTTATCCCGTATATTGCGCCAGAACCCCCACTCATGCATGTTAGTATGCGCATGCATATACTCTGCATACTCCTGCTTTATTCATTTGCTCTTTCTCAGGTTAACCTTTATAATCCAAACCATGTAAGCATTTATGGTTAGATGTATGTATAGTTGGAGGATGGATGAATAGATATGGTATCTATGGAGCAGGTAGAGAATGATATGGCTAGGGAGTTGATGGTTAGCATGGATGTGATCAAGGTATACATGCTGCTCATAAGGAAGGGTATGCTTAATGCTAGGGAGATTGCAGATGAGTTGAAGATTGATATTAGCAAGGTTAATGATGCACTATCCAACCTTTTGAGGGATGGGGCATGTATAGAGATCAATGGGAGGTATGAGGCACTCAACCCTAGATTTGCAGTAACAAACATGTACAGGATGCTATGCTTGAGGATGAATAGAGAGGTTAAGAGGAATGAGAGGATAGATGGTATAGCAAGCATACTTGAGAAGGTGTATGATGATGCAAGGAGGTGATTATTATGAATGCTCAATGTATGCATAGCAATGTATACTATGGTGTGGTTAACATAAAGCATAGGAACAGGATAATTGGGGCAATAGATGTGTGGAGATGTGTAAAGTGCAAGAGATTATTCGCTGAGGAGAAGAGGCTTGGCATACTAGATATATCATCAGAGATAGGGATGCCAAGTATAAGTGATGAGGAGTCATGGTTCCTCTTAACATGTAAGTTGAGATCGGAATGGGCATTGGTGAAGGTGAATAATAATGGCTCTTCTACAATAGAGCATGAGTGTATAGATGGTAATGTGAAGTTACAAGTAAGGGATTTCAAGATAGATGATGATCATAAACTCTTCGCTATAAGCGAACTGATAAATAAGGAGGTTGAGCTTGAATGAATGTTGCCTATGATAACGATAATAGTGTTAATATCAGTAATAAGAGAAGAGATGAGAGAATAACAGATGATAGAGAGAAGTATGATAGATATGATGGTCTTAAGGTTTATGTTACAGGTGTAGATGCAAGTGATGTAACAAGTAGGTTGAATGGCTACTTTACACTTGATGGGGCTAAGATAAGGTTTCAAGGTATAGCATTTGGGAGGATAGGAGGCCATAACATACATGTTAAGATAAGCAAGAGAGCAGAGGCAATGCTTAAGAGGATGGGTTATGATCCAGAGCATGTATTGGTTGCAGTGCAGATGAAGATGATTGAAGGAGATATAACAATAGAAGAGCGTGAGATGAAAGAGTAATTCAGTAACTATAACCTTGATACATTTTATAAAAGCTTCTAGTTCTCTACCGGGGATTGTCAAGATAATATGGTATCATTGAATTGCTAAATAGATATAAGAGGTTGGGTATTCTTCTAAAGAAAGAAGGAGATGATTGTGCTAACATATCTACTATTAGTAATAAAATAGGTTTAGGCATTCCAAAACTAGGCAGATAATTAACAATAGTATATACTAGCAAGATTACTCCTAAAGATGAACTATTTATTAATCAATCATCATGATAATCCTTTTAACTTGATCTCCAGATTGTATATCTATGAATACTAGTGTTAGATCTGTTATAAATGATGGATGATCTTAGTAGAAAGTTATTGTTATATGTAGAATGCTAAGAAGCCTACTCTTCCTTCAACCTTGCAAAACCATTCATGACTCTATATATGCTATTCCTCTACCTCTAGCAATGCTCACTCTAAGCCTAGCATTAATGCATCTACTAATACATACCATGCCTTATCTACCAGTATTAATGGTTTATCCTCAGAGTACTTGAGTATCTGCTTGAATATCTCTGCGTCTAATGAGCTTAGTGTATGATACCGTTAAAGCAAGTATATCTTTTGCATCGACATCTCTAGCATAATACATAGACGTGATCACCATTAAGCTTTGTCTTGCTTATCTACTGCAATCATCCAATATACTTCTTCTCATGCTCCTCTAATATGCTCTTAATGATAAGCCAGAATAGTGTATATGTGCATCAGCAAGAACCGTATCCTCTAAAGTACCTTATTCCTCTTGAATATATGAGACTTCTAATAATATAGTTTAATCTATTCGTGAGGTTAATTAGAAGAAACTGCATAAAATGTTATCTTGACAATCCCCTTATTATCTAAGGTTTTGTTTATTAATAAGATATTCTTCTTTATATATAATGAAGAGGGCTAAGGTATTTGTAGAAGGTATGGTACAGGGTGTTGGTTATAGATATAATGTTAAACATATTGCCATGAAGTATAGGGTCAAAGGCTTTGTTAAGAATCTCGATGATGATAGGATATAGATAGTTGCTGAGGGAGAAGATGAGAAGATAAGCAAATTTCTAGAAGAGGTAATGATAAGGAAGGAGCCTATATACGTTGAGGATATGCAAGTTACATATGAAGAGCCAACGGAAGAGTTCAAGACCTTCAAGATAATAACTGGTTCTCTAGAGGAAGAGATGACCAAAGGATTCAGTACTGGAGCATTGTACTTCAATGCGATGCTTGCTAAGTAGGATCAGACACTGGAGAAACTTGATGAGGTAATGCATAAGTTGGATGATGCAAAGACAGGCATAATAAATGAGATACAGATCATCAGGAAGGATATAAGGAGCGTGTTGGATGAGAGGCTTGGTAGGATAGAAGAGGATATAGCAAAGATAAAGACTAGGTATGGTATGATAAGAAGTAATCCTATAGAATATAACAAATCCTCTATTTATATACCCCCTTCTACGTAATAATACTGTATATTGAAGGAGTGTGTTGGTGAGCTTAAAGATAAGGTAAGCACGTTAGAAGAGAGGTTTAATGGTCTAGAAGGAGCACTTTTACTATGGATTTGACCAAGTTGGTCGATTTGCTGGTGTAACTCTAGAAGAGCTTGTAAGAGGCATAATGACAAAGAACATGCAAAAGAGTGGAGAGTCCAGATAAGGCTATAACCTCTATTATATTAGATGATGAGATAGACCTCTTCTGTGACGAGCCATTGATAGTTGGTGAAGTTATGCTGATAGTGTTGAGAAGGTTGATAAGCTATTAAAGAAGGTGGACATTGTGAGGAATAAATATGGAAGGGAACCAATGAGGAAGATACTTATAATAAGCTCTGTGAAGAAAGAGATAGCAGATCTTATAACAGATAAGGCTAGGAAGAGTTGTATAGAACTTGGAAGAGAAATGATAACTATGCATAATAATGATGACTATATTAGGAGAAACTTCCATTGAATTCTATTTTAATATATTATGCTGAATACTCTTGCTACATGACGCTCAAGAAAGAACTCTTCGAGACGAGATTTATCAAGATAACGTTCCTCATCTTGAATTCTTTTGTTAGCGTGTTTATACTGTACTCATCTTAATTTCATTCAAATGAATCGGATCATCCTATAAGGATGACTAGGGATGTGATACAAAAGAAGATAACTTTGCAAACACATACTAACATTAGAAGCTCCTAAAACAGATTCAATACTTGAGCCACAAGAAAGAGGATGTAGGTGTGTTAAGAATCTTTGGCTTAGACTATGGGCAAGTAGCTAGAGAATGGTGTAGAGAGGGAGAATGGATTGTATAGATAGAATCTTTATTCTGCAAAGGTGAAGGTTTAAAGAAAGCAGAGATAGCATTATACAGCTTCTTCAGATCTATATAGTCTTCAACACAGAGGTCAGGCTTGACCTGGAACTGTATTATAGAATTTGTTGGCTATAGCGATAAATTACAATATCACTTCATTATTTATATATAGTTAACTTGTGATGATGCTCTCTATCTATACACTATTCTCTTAAAATAAACTCGTCTATGCCAGAGAGGATGAACTCTATGGCTATCCCTGCTATCAGTATAGCCATAACTCTAGATACTATAAGAGAGCCTAGGTTACCAAGCAGTCTATTTATCCTATCCATGAATGAGAATGTTAGCATGGTTAAAGCTAACGCTATTACTACTGAAAGCATGGTTACAGGCATACCATACCTCTCAAGCGAGATTATAGTAGTGGTTATTGCTCCAGGCCCAACTAGCAATGGGAAGGCTAGAGGCACTGCTCCAATACTTATATCGTTACCCTTCAACTCCCAGCCCTTTAGCAGTAACTCGAATGAGAGGAGGAGTAGTAGCAATCCTCCCGCTATACTGAAGCTTGCTAGTGATATACCGAATACATCTAGGATGTAGTGCCCCGCTATAGCAAAAGCAAGTAATAGACCAGATGCTGTATATATGGTGCTTCTAATTACCCTTCTACTCTGCTCTCTGCTTAGATTAGAGGTTAACGATGCTATCAATGGCACTAGCCCTATAGGATCCATGACTATGAAGAGCGATATACTTGCCCTTATCAATTCATCAGCATTTATGTTGAGTTCATTCATACATAACCAGCAAGACATACGTAGTTTAAACCTTGATAGTTGCTAGCTTTAGATATAGCATGTAAATAAATAATAAGCATGTAAAGATAAATCAATCCCTTACATGTGTAAAGAATAAAGAGTTGGTATGTAGGATAGTTTATAGCCTAATATCAGTTAAACTCTTTTATGTAGCCTTACAACTATAATAGCAGTATATACTCTACTCATCTTTCTGCTTCTTCACTAAATATAATAACGTAGCACTGTTGTATATACCCTCTATCTGAGATCGATCAGTCTATAATAGCCCTTAGCATTGAAGTTACAGCATCTGTAACCATCTCGCTAGCATTCTGTAGTATTATCCCAACCATGAGTATTATACCAGCAAGACCTACTCCTATCGCTATGTTACCATTCTTTAACTCCTCGAACTGGTTCAGACCCTTCCTTCTAGTCAGTTCGTTGAATATACCTATTATTACAAACTGTGTGAAGACTGCTATGAGTATGTTAGTTCCTAGTTGTATAACTGCTAGTACTACAGCACTTGCTATCCTTCCAGATAGGAACTCTGTAGTTATTATGGGTATTGCCTTAAGTGTAACAAGTCCTATGATCACTGCAACTGCTGCAAGCGTAACACCAACTGCAACATTCCCCTTCTTGAGTTCAGCAACCTCATCTATATTCCTTGTAAGTTTTGTGAATGCATTGAGTCCTATATATACTGAGATTATGGCTATGAATGCTGATAGTGCTGTGTATACTATGCTTCCAAATAGGTTTATTGCCTCCTCCATATCCTATCCCCTCCATCTACAGGCTCTCCCTACTGAATCCAGCCTGCTCATAACATCATTACAATAAATGCAATATATTAGAGTGGCTAAACTTTAACTCTTATAATTCATGTTAGAATATTATTATTAACTATCCCAGCTTATCTATGCTTCTTATAGTTGATAACAGTCATGTAAGGACAGATTTTTATTATGGATGGTGCAAATAATGGGAAGATGCAGGAGGAGAGATATGCTATAGATGAGAGGCGACAGGTTGTGGATAAGATACTTAACGCATTGGCAGATAAGTACAATAGGCTTATACTAACATCTACAATAGATGAGCCCAAATCAGCATTGCAGATAAGCAAGGAGCATGGTATACCTGCAAGCACTGTATACAGGAAGTTGCATATGCTTGAGAAGGATGGGCTCATAAAGGTTGATGGCTCTGTTATAGATAATGGGAAGAGGTACTATCTCTACAAGAGTAATATAAAGGCTATAAACATAATATTCACAATGAATACACTGAAGGTTGATGTTATACTCAACAAGGATATGAAGAGAAGTGCTTACTGGTAGTAGTAGTTGGTTGTAGCAGTGGTATAGTTGTATCAGGATAATGAATCAGCAGATCTGAGTAAACATAATAATAATGGTCATACGCTCTGGCTTGATTTTAAATGTTATAGATTCTATAATATAAACGCAGTTAGAAAAAGCTACAAAATAGTATCTACTTATTCATTCATTCGTCCCCATCCTTCCAGAACTTACCTCTGTAGAATGCTGTGAATGGGCAACCATAGCATGCTCCTCCATTATCTATGTAGTATTCACATCTATTGCATGGTGCATCGCTACATGGAAGATCATACTGCTTACTCCTTCTCATCTTCTCATCTTCTTCTCCATAATCATCCATGGCTGTTTCATGTGTTATGATGCCTATGCTCTTCTGCAGGTTGGTTATCCTCCTAGCAACTATGCTTGTAATATTGGAAGCCCTCCTTATATGCTTGGTGATGCAGTACTCCAACTGCTTATCCTCTCCAACCATGATCATCTCAACCCTGTTGCTCTCATCTGTAAAACCAAAGATGCTTACAACACAT includes the following:
- a CDS encoding acylphosphatase; its protein translation is MKRAKVFVEGMVQGVGYRYNVKHIAMKYRVKGFVKNLDDDRI
- a CDS encoding Lrp/AsnC family transcriptional regulator, which translates into the protein MGRFGKLDEIDRKIMSIIYKNPQITQMKLAERVGLTQAAISTRLSRLREMGIISKGCMIINPSNLGLELMSVDAYTEHADVVVEKFKHCPCVVSIFGFTDESNRVEMIMVGEDKQLEYCITKHIRRASNITSIVARRITNLQKSIGIITHETAMDDYGEEDEKMRRSKQYDLPCSDAPCNRCEYYIDNGGACYGCPFTAFYRGKFWKDGDE
- a CDS encoding DUF350 domain-containing protein; this encodes MEEAINLFGSIVYTALSAFIAIISVYIGLNAFTKLTRNIDEVAELKKGNVAVGVTLAAVAVIIGLVTLKAIPIITTEFLSGRIASAVVLAVIQLGTNILIAVFTQFVIIGIFNELTRRKGLNQFEELKNGNIAIGVGLAGIILMVGIILQNASEMVTDAVTSMLRAIID
- a CDS encoding helix-turn-helix domain-containing protein — protein: MVSMEQVENDMARELMVSMDVIKVYMLLIRKGMLNAREIADELKIDISKVNDALSNLLRDGACIEINGRYEALNPRFAVTNMYRMLCLRMNREVKRNERIDGIASILEKVYDDARR
- a CDS encoding UbiX family flavin prenyltransferase, with the translated sequence MRILTCMSGGSGAIYGIRLLETLKALNVETHLIISRWAEECIRLETDLSVEKVKALADYTYSNEDLAARPSSGSFKLDGTVIIPCSMKTLASIALGLDDTLITRAAMVAMKESRRLVLVPRETPLTAVHIEHMLKLARLGVIILPAMPGFYHRPKSIDDLINHIVGKVLDQFGIEHNLFKRWEGR
- a CDS encoding Hsp20/alpha crystallin family protein is translated as MRRLSRYRPPAYDKNAGFIIVLLALLFFGAMYAILTRIDNGYAGFIMLIAASGFIVYWTIHLRRIFKVEEVKPVMHKMEQHKDWVYDLIKGESEIIFVAEVPGPEEEVNARLVNGILYINGGQNFTKSIPLDVSEDMGIAEFRYRNGILTLKIKKLM
- a CDS encoding ArsR/SmtB family transcription factor — protein: MDGANNGKMQEERYAIDERRQVVDKILNALADKYNRLILTSTIDEPKSALQISKEHGIPASTVYRKLHMLEKDGLIKVDGSVIDNGKRYYLYKSNIKAINIIFTMNTLKVDVILNKDMKRSAYW
- a CDS encoding MarC family protein, translating into MNELNINADELIRASISLFIVMDPIGLVPLIASLTSNLSREQSRRVIRSTIYTASGLLLAFAIAGHYILDVFGISLASFSIAGGLLLLLLSFELLLKGWELKGNDISIGAVPLAFPLLVGPGAITTTIISLERYGMPVTMLSVVIALALTMLTFSFMDRINRLLGNLGSLIVSRVMAILIAGIAIEFILSGIDEFILRE